A stretch of Desulfurivibrio alkaliphilus AHT 2 DNA encodes these proteins:
- a CDS encoding DsrE family protein, producing the protein MSWLFVISSNDPETVFNAARLANASLKQGKEVNMFMLGRGVEYEQISSEQFDISGQLAEFDNLGGNFLVUGTCIKSRGLAGSASCPLGMMTDLYQMVAESEKVLTF; encoded by the coding sequence ATGAGTTGGTTGTTCGTTATTTCCAGCAACGACCCGGAAACGGTGTTCAACGCCGCCCGGCTGGCCAATGCCAGCCTGAAACAAGGCAAGGAAGTCAATATGTTCATGCTGGGCCGGGGGGTCGAGTATGAACAGATCAGCAGTGAGCAGTTCGATATCTCCGGCCAGTTGGCGGAATTCGACAATTTGGGCGGCAACTTCCTGGTCTGAGGCACCTGCATCAAATCCCGCGGTCTGGCGGGATCAGCCTCCTGTCCTTTGGGCATGATGACCGACCTTTACCAAATGGTTGCCGAAAGTGAAAAAGTCCTGACCTTCTAA
- the tsoA gene encoding LULAXC motif selenoprotein TsoA encodes MRELTELLDELEPKEILQTLLPAVRGALGHLDDEERQQWLARFLGDNGDDKLVGMVNLULARCLDEGVDPTNMCQSLVHKVARSKQLQAVTEPGILKLFESWLDELEEEAAAFLQRHPDSDAVTLADALGLSASGAAFLLAKRQQE; translated from the coding sequence ATGCGGGAGCTTACGGAACTGCTGGACGAGCTGGAGCCCAAAGAAATTCTGCAGACCCTGCTGCCGGCGGTGCGCGGGGCCTTGGGGCACCTGGATGACGAGGAACGCCAGCAATGGCTGGCCCGCTTTCTGGGAGACAACGGCGACGACAAGCTGGTGGGGATGGTCAACCTCTGACTGGCCCGCTGCCTGGACGAAGGTGTCGATCCAACCAACATGTGTCAGAGTCTGGTCCATAAAGTGGCCCGTTCAAAACAGTTGCAGGCGGTGACCGAGCCCGGCATCCTCAAGCTTTTTGAAAGCTGGCTCGATGAACTGGAAGAAGAGGCGGCGGCCTTCCTGCAACGTCATCCGGACAGCGACGCCGTCACCCTGGCCGACGCCCTGGGCCTGTCGGCCAGCGGCGCCGCCTTCCTGCTGGCCAAGCGGCAACAGGAGTAG
- the thiD gene encoding bifunctional hydroxymethylpyrimidine kinase/phosphomethylpyrimidine kinase, whose translation MKTYLRTLTIAGSDSGGGAGIQADLKTFAALGCFGMSAITAITAQNTRAVTAIHPVPAAMVGAQIRAVLDDIGVDAVKIGMLNTPEVIVEVAQQLTVGGEGGGGGAKNIVLDPVMVAKSGDKLLQDEAIAALRRHLIPISTIITPNIPEAEVLSGLQIGNREQMEAAGHALMELGAQAVLLKGGHLVGGESPDCLVTAGGTTRWLEGKRFATPNTHGTGCTLSSAIAAGLAQGLSFTEAVSKAKEYLYRAISAGADYRLGRGHGPVHHFFAHWS comes from the coding sequence ATGAAAACTTATCTGCGGACCCTGACCATCGCCGGCTCCGACTCCGGCGGCGGCGCCGGGATCCAGGCCGATCTTAAAACCTTTGCCGCCCTGGGCTGTTTCGGCATGAGCGCCATCACCGCCATCACCGCCCAGAACACCCGGGCGGTGACCGCCATTCACCCGGTACCGGCGGCCATGGTCGGCGCCCAGATCCGGGCGGTGCTGGATGACATCGGGGTGGACGCGGTCAAGATCGGCATGCTCAACACCCCGGAGGTGATCGTCGAGGTGGCCCAACAACTGACCGTCGGCGGCGAGGGTGGCGGGGGCGGGGCAAAAAACATCGTGCTGGACCCGGTGATGGTGGCCAAAAGCGGCGACAAACTGCTGCAGGACGAGGCCATTGCCGCCCTGCGCCGGCATCTGATCCCCATCAGCACCATCATCACCCCCAACATTCCCGAGGCCGAAGTACTAAGCGGACTGCAGATCGGCAACCGGGAGCAGATGGAGGCCGCCGGACATGCTTTAATGGAACTTGGCGCACAAGCCGTGCTGCTGAAAGGCGGCCACCTGGTCGGCGGCGAGAGTCCCGACTGCCTGGTCACCGCCGGCGGCACCACCCGATGGCTGGAAGGCAAACGTTTTGCCACCCCCAACACCCACGGCACCGGCTGCACCCTCTCTTCGGCCATCGCCGCCGGGCTGGCCCAAGGCCTGAGTTTCACCGAGGCGGTGAGCAAGGCCAAAGAGTATCTGTACCGGGCCATCAGCGCCGGGGCCGACTACCGCCTGGGCCGGGGCCACGGCCCGGTCCACCACTTTTTCGCCCACTGGTCCTGA
- a CDS encoding efflux RND transporter permease subunit, whose product MNNQIQWMAHNHVAATLLLLFFAVGGLVFAFNVKQEVFPEISLDRVNITVSYPGASPEEVEEGIILQIEESIAGIDGIKEMRATAAEGIGTVTAVVDTGADVDQVLQDIKNEVDRITTFPEDAEQPVVSKALIRNEVISVVVYGPTTERALRERAEMIRDDLLEMPEITQVELAGVRPYEISIEIEEEMLRRHHLTLEQVAAAVRRASQDTPGGVLKTEGGEILLRTKERRYTGPEHEEIVIRAGADGALLRLGEVATIRDGFEDIDLISRFNGQPAAMVEVYRVGEQRPIEISELVRRYVERQQPAVAGTVIDLALWNDNSEVLQSRFQLLLKNAAIGLLLVLLILSLFLEIKLALWIMLGLPVSFLGALLFLPSFDVSINMMSLFAFIMALGIVVDNSVVVGESIHEHRSRGKERLRAAVEGTREVAVPVVFSVLTTVAAFLPLVYITGTMGKFIRAIPFVVISILMVSLVISLFCLPALLGRRDHASPPGPGLIGRLKGLHRQADALLQRLINGPYRRTLEFCLTYRGLTLAAALALLMLAGGLVGGGLVQFRFMPEVEGDIIRVELEMPQGTLVEETARVEAFIVEQGQRTIAEFDARRDDGSTILRHLYSVIGGTAANEGPGGGGGDSGTHLATTTLFLQPAEKRGLPASEVSARWRELVGEIPGVRSLTFTTNLVRFGDHIDVQLSHHDFTTLLAARDRLQADLANYPGVYDIADNFPEGKRELTLRLKPEARSLGVTEEDLGRQVRSAFFGAEALRLQRGRNEVKVMVRYPEVQRRSLSDLEAMTIRTPDGGDIPLLQAAEVIDGRGYAAISRSDRKRAINVTASVDDRLANAEEVLAALRQGPLARLVADFPGLSYDLEGEEKERRESMGSMGQGFILALFAIYALLAVPLRSFAQPVLIMMAIPFGIVGALLGHLLLGFNLSILSMFGIVALSGVVVNNSLLLIDRINRNRRRQETRVDGPGELDGLAKTAATREAVIDAGCRRFRPILLTSLTTFGGLFPMILETSVQAQFLIPMAISLGFGVLFSTFITLVLVPTLYLVLDGTRLPSQ is encoded by the coding sequence ATGAACAACCAGATCCAATGGATGGCCCATAACCACGTGGCCGCCACCCTGCTGCTGCTCTTTTTCGCGGTGGGCGGCCTGGTCTTTGCCTTCAACGTCAAGCAGGAGGTCTTTCCCGAGATCAGCCTGGACCGGGTGAACATCACCGTCAGCTACCCCGGCGCCAGCCCCGAGGAGGTGGAAGAAGGGATCATCCTGCAAATAGAAGAGAGCATTGCCGGCATTGACGGCATTAAAGAGATGCGAGCCACCGCCGCCGAAGGGATCGGCACCGTCACCGCGGTGGTGGATACCGGGGCCGACGTGGACCAGGTGCTGCAGGACATCAAAAACGAGGTGGACCGCATCACCACCTTCCCCGAAGACGCCGAGCAGCCGGTGGTGAGCAAGGCCCTGATCAGAAACGAGGTGATTTCGGTAGTGGTTTACGGCCCCACCACCGAACGGGCCCTGCGGGAACGGGCGGAGATGATCCGCGACGACCTGCTGGAGATGCCGGAAATCACCCAGGTGGAACTGGCCGGGGTGCGGCCCTACGAGATCTCCATCGAAATCGAGGAAGAGATGCTGCGCCGCCATCACCTTACCCTGGAACAGGTGGCGGCGGCGGTGCGCCGGGCCTCCCAGGACACCCCCGGCGGGGTGCTGAAGACCGAGGGCGGCGAGATCCTGCTGCGCACCAAGGAACGGCGCTACACCGGGCCTGAGCACGAGGAGATCGTCATCCGGGCCGGGGCCGACGGCGCCTTGTTGCGCCTGGGCGAGGTCGCCACCATCCGTGACGGCTTTGAAGATATCGACCTGATCAGCCGCTTCAACGGCCAGCCCGCCGCCATGGTGGAGGTTTACCGGGTGGGCGAGCAGCGCCCCATCGAGATCTCCGAGTTGGTGCGCCGTTATGTGGAGCGGCAACAGCCGGCGGTGGCCGGCACGGTCATCGACCTGGCCCTGTGGAACGACAACTCCGAGGTGCTGCAGAGCCGTTTTCAACTGCTGCTGAAAAACGCCGCCATCGGCCTGCTGCTGGTGCTGCTGATTTTAAGCCTCTTTCTGGAGATCAAGCTGGCCCTGTGGATCATGCTGGGGCTGCCGGTTTCCTTTCTCGGCGCCCTGCTCTTTCTGCCCAGCTTCGATGTTTCCATCAACATGATGTCGCTTTTTGCCTTCATCATGGCCCTGGGGATCGTGGTGGACAACTCGGTGGTGGTGGGCGAGAGCATCCACGAGCACCGCAGCCGGGGCAAGGAACGACTGCGGGCGGCGGTGGAGGGCACCAGGGAGGTGGCCGTGCCGGTGGTCTTCTCGGTGCTGACCACGGTGGCGGCCTTCCTGCCCCTGGTCTACATCACCGGCACCATGGGTAAGTTCATCCGCGCCATCCCCTTTGTGGTGATCAGCATCCTGATGGTGTCGCTGGTGATTTCCCTGTTCTGCCTGCCGGCCCTGCTGGGGCGGCGGGATCATGCCAGCCCCCCCGGCCCCGGCCTGATTGGCCGCCTGAAAGGGCTGCACCGGCAAGCCGATGCGTTACTGCAACGGTTGATTAACGGCCCCTACCGGCGCACCCTGGAGTTCTGCCTGACCTACCGGGGGCTGACCCTGGCCGCCGCCCTGGCCCTGCTGATGCTGGCCGGCGGCCTGGTGGGCGGCGGGCTGGTGCAGTTTCGCTTCATGCCGGAGGTGGAAGGCGATATCATCCGGGTGGAGTTGGAAATGCCCCAGGGCACCCTGGTGGAGGAGACCGCCCGGGTGGAGGCCTTCATCGTCGAGCAGGGTCAGCGGACCATCGCCGAATTCGATGCCCGGCGCGACGACGGCAGCACCATCCTGCGCCACCTTTATTCGGTTATCGGCGGCACAGCGGCCAATGAAGGCCCCGGCGGGGGCGGCGGCGACTCCGGCACCCACCTGGCCACCACCACCCTCTTTCTGCAACCGGCCGAAAAACGCGGCCTGCCGGCCTCGGAAGTGTCGGCCCGCTGGCGGGAGTTGGTGGGGGAAATTCCCGGCGTCCGCTCCCTGACCTTTACCACCAACCTGGTCCGTTTCGGCGACCATATCGACGTGCAGTTGTCCCACCACGATTTCACCACCCTGCTGGCCGCCCGCGACCGCCTGCAGGCGGATCTGGCCAATTACCCCGGGGTTTACGATATCGCCGACAACTTCCCGGAAGGCAAGCGGGAGCTGACCCTGCGCTTAAAACCCGAGGCCCGCAGCCTGGGGGTTACCGAAGAGGACCTGGGCCGCCAGGTGCGCAGCGCCTTTTTCGGCGCCGAGGCCCTGCGCCTGCAACGGGGGCGCAACGAGGTCAAGGTGATGGTGCGTTACCCGGAGGTGCAGCGGCGCAGCCTCAGCGATCTGGAGGCGATGACCATCCGCACCCCGGACGGCGGCGATATCCCTTTGCTGCAAGCCGCCGAGGTGATCGACGGCCGGGGCTATGCCGCCATCAGCCGCAGCGACCGCAAGCGGGCCATCAACGTCACCGCCAGTGTGGACGACCGGCTGGCCAACGCCGAAGAGGTGCTGGCCGCCTTGCGGCAGGGCCCCCTGGCCCGGCTGGTGGCCGATTTTCCGGGGCTGAGCTACGACCTGGAAGGGGAGGAAAAAGAGCGCCGGGAGTCCATGGGCAGCATGGGCCAGGGCTTTATCCTGGCTCTGTTCGCCATATACGCCCTGCTGGCCGTACCCCTGCGCAGCTTCGCCCAGCCGGTGCTGATCATGATGGCCATTCCCTTCGGCATCGTCGGCGCCCTGCTGGGGCACCTGCTGCTGGGTTTTAATTTGAGTATTTTGAGCATGTTCGGCATTGTGGCGCTGTCCGGGGTGGTGGTCAACAACTCCCTGCTGCTGATTGACCGGATCAACCGCAACCGGCGGCGGCAAGAAACCCGGGTGGACGGGCCTGGCGAGCTGGACGGATTGGCAAAAACCGCCGCCACCCGCGAGGCGGTGATCGACGCCGGATGCCGCCGTTTCCGCCCCATCCTGCTTACTTCGCTGACCACCTTCGGCGGCCTTTTCCCCATGATCCTGGAAACCAGCGTCCAGGCCCAGTTCCTGATTCCCATGGCCATCAGCCTGGGCTTCGGGGTACTCTTTTCCACCTTCATCACCCTGGTGCTGGTCCCCACCCTGTACCTGGTGCTGGATGGAACGCGGCTACCTTCACAATAA
- the tsoY gene encoding selenoprotein TsoY, whose amino-acid sequence MKFSPLQFQISVAAGGAALMPFVLLQFAVPHGEGLITMAAMPWEQLSAVENFFYGPLVGVMLLFVVIHLLLTLFYLKGLAGMMAQREQFSAFINDPKVHIAIFSPIASLAMTANVVWGPLAFFVPNMGATLQGLMLPSLFFFALLWLALLGFEAKVLKIWLTQPVEPSKLNFAWLLDIFAFGLVSLTGSGIAAIATDPAVAAAAAFAAFFTIGAGIFIFLLKIVVLLYGQLKAQRLPGDPIQPAFFLVIPILCLFGISLFRIMAYLQNHFGFAAEPASFLVLNFAYAAAVAWAVFGLYLLADYFRKFGRQKYSPAQWGIVUALVGSQVLGGYVYGTYFAHQLLLVANYLSIVLMAMVYGLVLLKYRQT is encoded by the coding sequence ATGAAGTTTTCTCCCTTGCAGTTCCAGATTTCCGTGGCCGCCGGCGGGGCGGCGTTGATGCCCTTCGTGCTGTTGCAATTTGCCGTGCCGCACGGCGAGGGGCTGATTACCATGGCGGCCATGCCGTGGGAACAGCTCAGTGCCGTGGAAAACTTTTTCTACGGCCCGCTGGTGGGGGTGATGCTGCTGTTTGTGGTCATCCACCTGCTACTGACCCTGTTTTATCTTAAAGGGCTGGCCGGGATGATGGCCCAGCGTGAGCAGTTCAGCGCCTTTATCAACGACCCCAAAGTCCATATCGCCATCTTTTCCCCCATCGCCTCGCTGGCCATGACTGCCAACGTGGTCTGGGGGCCGCTGGCCTTTTTTGTGCCGAACATGGGGGCCACCCTGCAGGGGCTGATGCTGCCGTCGCTTTTTTTCTTCGCTCTGCTTTGGCTGGCCCTGCTGGGGTTTGAAGCCAAGGTGCTGAAAATCTGGCTGACCCAACCGGTGGAGCCGAGCAAGCTTAATTTTGCCTGGTTGCTGGATATCTTTGCCTTCGGCCTGGTAAGCCTTACCGGCAGCGGTATTGCCGCCATCGCCACCGACCCGGCGGTGGCGGCGGCCGCTGCCTTTGCCGCCTTTTTTACCATCGGGGCCGGTATTTTTATCTTTCTGTTGAAAATCGTGGTGTTGCTCTACGGCCAGCTCAAGGCCCAACGGTTGCCGGGCGATCCCATCCAGCCCGCCTTTTTTCTGGTTATTCCCATCCTCTGCCTTTTCGGTATCAGCCTGTTTCGGATTATGGCCTACCTGCAAAACCATTTCGGGTTTGCCGCCGAACCGGCTTCGTTTCTAGTGCTCAACTTCGCTTACGCCGCCGCCGTGGCCTGGGCTGTGTTCGGGTTGTATTTGCTTGCGGATTATTTCCGCAAGTTCGGCCGGCAGAAATACTCCCCGGCCCAGTGGGGGATAGTCTGAGCCCTGGTCGGCTCCCAGGTCCTGGGAGGATACGTCTACGGCACCTACTTTGCCCATCAGCTGCTGCTGGTGGCCAACTATCTTTCCATCGTGCTGATGGCCATGGTTTACGGCCTGGTGCTGCTCAAGTACCGCCAAACATAG
- a CDS encoding TSUP family transporter encodes MLSHLIIAVAALGASTLTLYSGFGLGTLLLPVFALFYPVETAVAATAVVHLANNIFKIGLVGKMADRSLVLGFGLPALLAAFAGAALLGLVAGLGTVTSYQLGALEATVTPIKLLMGLLILAFSLFELLPGLRQIRFDRRHLTIGGLLSGFFGGLSGHQGALRSAFLVKTGVDREAFVGTNAVIAFMVDVARLLTYGTIFVLAGRAATDMVAWTPADGSLVFTGIAAAFIGAVVGKRLLPKVTMATIRTLTGTLLVLVALGLISGLI; translated from the coding sequence ATGCTTTCCCACCTGATCATTGCCGTAGCCGCCCTGGGCGCCTCCACCTTGACCCTCTATTCCGGCTTTGGCCTGGGCACCTTGCTGCTGCCGGTCTTTGCCCTCTTTTACCCGGTGGAAACGGCGGTGGCGGCCACCGCCGTGGTGCATCTGGCCAACAATATCTTTAAAATCGGACTGGTGGGCAAGATGGCCGACCGTTCCTTGGTGCTGGGCTTCGGGCTGCCGGCCCTGCTGGCCGCCTTTGCCGGCGCCGCCCTGCTGGGGCTGGTGGCGGGGCTGGGCACCGTTACCAGCTACCAGCTTGGCGCCCTCGAAGCCACGGTGACCCCCATCAAGCTGCTGATGGGGCTTTTGATTCTGGCCTTTTCCCTGTTCGAGCTGCTGCCGGGCCTGCGGCAAATCCGCTTCGATCGCCGTCACCTGACCATCGGTGGTCTGCTTTCCGGCTTTTTCGGCGGCCTTTCCGGCCACCAGGGAGCGCTGCGCTCGGCCTTTCTGGTCAAGACCGGGGTGGACCGGGAGGCCTTTGTCGGCACCAACGCGGTGATCGCCTTCATGGTGGATGTGGCCCGGCTGCTGACCTACGGCACCATCTTTGTGCTGGCCGGCCGCGCCGCCACCGACATGGTGGCCTGGACCCCGGCCGACGGCTCGCTGGTGTTCACCGGGATTGCCGCCGCCTTTATCGGCGCGGTGGTGGGCAAACGGTTGCTGCCCAAGGTTACCATGGCCACCATCCGCACCCTGACCGGCACCCTGCTGGTGCTGGTTGCCCTGGGCCTGATTTCCGGTTTAATATAG
- a CDS encoding TMEM165/GDT1 family protein, producing MEVFFIALVAVTLAEIGDKTQFVALTLSARYQRPWPVLAGIFLASLANHGLAAVGGVWVSRLLPAEVISWLVGLGFLAMALWALRNSAEEEAPPVSLKGAFVTTFVLFFLMEMGDKTQIATAALAAHYSTFFWVVAGSVSGMMVVNAPTVWFGHCYGCRISPRLLHRLSALIFAAIGLWVLVSALL from the coding sequence ATGGAAGTTTTTTTTATTGCGCTGGTGGCCGTTACCCTGGCCGAAATCGGCGATAAAACGCAGTTTGTCGCCCTGACCCTGAGCGCCCGCTACCAGCGGCCGTGGCCGGTGCTGGCCGGGATTTTTCTGGCCTCGCTGGCCAATCATGGCTTGGCCGCCGTGGGCGGGGTCTGGGTTTCGCGCCTGCTGCCCGCGGAGGTAATCAGTTGGCTGGTGGGCCTGGGGTTTCTCGCCATGGCCCTCTGGGCGTTACGTAACAGTGCCGAGGAGGAGGCGCCGCCGGTCTCCCTCAAAGGGGCCTTCGTTACCACCTTCGTGCTTTTTTTCCTGATGGAGATGGGCGACAAGACCCAGATCGCCACCGCCGCCCTGGCCGCCCATTACTCCACCTTTTTCTGGGTGGTGGCCGGCAGCGTCAGCGGCATGATGGTAGTCAACGCCCCCACCGTCTGGTTCGGCCACTGCTACGGCTGCCGGATCTCCCCCCGCCTGCTGCACCGCTTAAGCGCCCTGATCTTCGCCGCCATCGGCCTCTGGGTGCTGGTTTCCGCCTTATTGTGA
- a CDS encoding sulfurtransferase, with the protein MKTITTVTKSRGGRWLATGLVSLPFFVLLVLLCAGSAGAGGSVPPGANPHLLVTPLEVWENREHWLIIDLRDRESYLEGHVPGAIHLGDRGHKMLREDRYILFYGDQDIDPKQGKLIEHLEPRPVAELEQVFAAAGVTREHTVILYSDLEDTLPGYTFVPFVILEYLGHEDVRVMDGGIENWWAHRLPLGQGENRLPPSDFRARLQPQVIAHEAEVLRLARFNPSYLQDIGVNPHQFELPQLVDVRVDVEHSGAQPAPPGHFLYDSVIRTGRIPHTIANVPHWQQFADFESLRLKPIAELDAMYGDLDRHRRTIVYCYIANRASMSYFVLRLLGFSDPAVYHDSWIIWGNNPRLPLVRDRGVEVARTPLAGGY; encoded by the coding sequence ATGAAAACAATTACGACTGTTACCAAAAGCAGAGGTGGTCGCTGGCTGGCGACCGGATTGGTTTCTCTGCCGTTTTTCGTGCTGCTGGTGCTGCTCTGCGCCGGCTCGGCCGGGGCCGGGGGATCTGTTCCTCCCGGCGCCAACCCCCATCTGCTGGTCACCCCCCTGGAGGTGTGGGAAAACCGGGAGCACTGGCTGATCATCGACCTTCGGGACCGGGAATCATACCTTGAAGGGCATGTGCCCGGCGCCATTCACCTGGGCGACCGGGGGCACAAGATGTTGCGCGAGGACCGCTATATTCTCTTTTACGGTGATCAAGATATCGACCCCAAACAGGGCAAGTTGATCGAACACTTGGAGCCGCGGCCGGTGGCGGAACTGGAGCAGGTTTTCGCCGCCGCCGGGGTAACCCGTGAACATACCGTAATTCTCTACAGCGACCTGGAAGACACCCTGCCGGGCTACACTTTTGTTCCCTTTGTCATCCTGGAATACCTGGGGCATGAGGATGTCCGGGTAATGGACGGCGGGATCGAAAACTGGTGGGCGCACCGGCTGCCGTTAGGGCAGGGAGAAAACCGGCTGCCGCCTTCCGACTTCCGGGCCCGCTTGCAGCCGCAAGTGATCGCCCACGAGGCCGAGGTGTTGCGGCTGGCCCGCTTCAACCCATCCTATTTGCAGGATATCGGGGTCAATCCGCACCAGTTTGAATTGCCGCAACTGGTTGACGTGCGGGTGGATGTGGAGCACTCCGGCGCCCAGCCGGCCCCGCCGGGACATTTTCTTTACGATTCGGTAATCCGCACCGGCCGGATTCCCCACACCATAGCAAACGTGCCCCACTGGCAGCAGTTTGCCGATTTTGAAAGCCTGCGGCTCAAGCCCATTGCCGAACTGGACGCGATGTACGGCGACTTGGACCGCCACCGGCGAACCATCGTTTACTGCTACATCGCCAACCGGGCTTCCATGTCCTACTTCGTTCTGCGCCTGTTGGGCTTCAGCGACCCGGCCGTGTATCACGACAGTTGGATTATCTGGGGCAATAACCCCCGCCTGCCGCTGGTGCGGGATCGTGGTGTGGAAGTGGCGCGGACACCCTTGGCCGGAGGCTATTAA
- a CDS encoding PadR family transcriptional regulator: MNGDEREERKALQREILLGFWKVHILHHAVEGPVVGQWMLSELRHHGYEVSPGTLYPLLHRLERLGWLASEVDPGGGPKAPRRFRTTPAGKAVLAKVRRQLHELLEEID; this comes from the coding sequence ATGAACGGTGACGAAAGAGAGGAACGCAAGGCGTTACAGCGGGAAATTCTGCTTGGTTTCTGGAAGGTTCATATCCTCCACCACGCGGTGGAGGGGCCGGTGGTGGGCCAGTGGATGCTCAGCGAGTTGCGGCACCATGGCTATGAGGTCAGCCCCGGCACCCTTTACCCACTGCTGCACCGCCTGGAACGGCTGGGCTGGCTGGCCAGCGAGGTTGACCCCGGCGGCGGCCCCAAAGCCCCGCGCCGTTTTCGGACCACCCCGGCCGGCAAGGCTGTGCTGGCCAAGGTTCGCCGGCAGCTACACGAGCTGCTTGAGGAAATCGATTAA
- the tsoR gene encoding ArsR/SmtB-type metalloregulator TsoR: protein MKNGNSNHSPGDGAATVTPADLVVLLKGLADENRLRILRALVGTEKPVSKLVEELGISQPLVSHHLKELRRALLVSVERRGPFVYCRLADPRLEGLLDELNSLTGDLLARRTSF from the coding sequence GTGAAAAACGGCAATTCAAATCATTCCCCCGGCGATGGGGCCGCAACGGTTACCCCGGCGGACCTGGTGGTGTTGCTCAAGGGGCTGGCCGACGAGAACCGCTTGCGGATTCTGCGCGCCCTGGTCGGCACCGAAAAGCCGGTCTCCAAACTGGTGGAGGAACTGGGGATTTCCCAGCCCCTGGTGTCGCACCATTTGAAAGAGCTGCGGCGGGCGTTGCTGGTCAGTGTCGAGCGGCGCGGGCCTTTTGTTTACTGCCGCCTGGCCGACCCCCGCCTGGAGGGGCTGCTGGATGAGCTGAATTCCCTAACCGGCGACTTGCTGGCCCGACGCACATCCTTCTAG